Proteins from one Microbacterium proteolyticum genomic window:
- a CDS encoding amidohydrolase family protein, with translation MLTAAWPVRRHATGETGTALPAFVDHHVHAHLVDLHALPARGIAGVLDLGGDPVALARIARGLPHVAFAGAFLTVPGGYPGGRSWAPDAIVHTVSNGSPHPGQPGGARTAVDAQADAGASVVKVALNADAGPVPSDEILAAILVAARERGLPVVAHAQGAGQVERAIDLGVEALAHAPFDGAPSRRLLARAADSGQVWISTLDIHRGDARTRAVHHLRAFAARGGRVLYGTDLGNGPLPLGVNRRELLALQDAGVRGDALVASLSDPWPARSGPDGVRTFVAGPAPADPDDIATWLSHAIVVPTEELSRVD, from the coding sequence ATGCTCACCGCCGCGTGGCCGGTTCGCCGACACGCGACCGGTGAGACCGGAACGGCCCTTCCCGCGTTCGTCGACCACCACGTGCACGCGCACCTGGTCGATCTGCACGCGTTGCCGGCGCGCGGTATCGCCGGAGTCCTCGACCTCGGTGGCGACCCGGTCGCCCTCGCGCGGATCGCTCGGGGTCTTCCGCACGTCGCCTTCGCGGGTGCCTTCCTCACCGTCCCGGGCGGATACCCCGGCGGACGGTCCTGGGCACCGGACGCCATCGTGCACACCGTCTCGAACGGCTCGCCGCATCCCGGCCAGCCCGGCGGTGCCCGCACCGCCGTGGACGCGCAGGCCGACGCCGGCGCCTCGGTCGTCAAGGTGGCTCTGAACGCCGACGCGGGCCCGGTGCCGTCGGACGAGATCCTCGCCGCGATCCTCGTCGCCGCGCGGGAACGCGGCCTGCCGGTCGTCGCGCACGCGCAGGGCGCCGGCCAGGTCGAGCGGGCGATCGACCTCGGCGTCGAGGCCCTCGCCCACGCACCCTTCGACGGCGCGCCGTCCCGACGGCTGCTCGCGCGCGCCGCGGACAGCGGCCAGGTGTGGATCTCGACCCTCGACATCCACCGCGGCGACGCACGCACCCGAGCGGTGCACCACCTGCGCGCGTTCGCCGCGCGCGGCGGCCGCGTCCTCTACGGCACCGACCTCGGCAACGGCCCGCTCCCCCTCGGCGTCAACCGCCGCGAGCTCCTCGCGCTGCAGGACGCGGGCGTGCGCGGTGACGCCCTCGTGGCATCCCTCAGCGATCCCTGGCCCGCCCGCTCCGGCCCCGACGGCGTCCGCACGTTCGTCGCCGGACCCGCCCCCGCCGACCCCGACGACATCGCGACGTGGTTGTCGCACGCGATCGTCGTCCCGACCGAGGAGCTCAGCCGTGTCGACTGA
- a CDS encoding kynureninase → MSTEPFAAEAEALDAADPLAAHRDAFVGAETSLVYFDGNSLGRPPRATARRLADFVTAEWGGRLIRGWDESWMDLPFRIGDRLGRLTLGAAAGQTIIGDSTTVLLYKLLRAALSERSASDPERVEIVVGRDDFPTDRYLVEGIAAERGARVVWIEVDTARGVDADLLRAAVGPRTAVVLLSHVSYRSGYLADAENLTRIAHDAGALVLWDLCHSAGSVPVALDAWGVDLAVGCTYKYLNGGPGAPAFAYVAARHQGTLTQPIQGWMGAADVFAMGPEYRPADGMRRFLSGTPPVLAMLAMQDTLDLIDDAGIEAIRAKSVALTEFALRVGDGILSPLGVTLASPRDPSERGGHVTLSHPAMRAVTARLWQQDVIPDYRDPHGLRIGLAPLSTSFTETLTGLMAVAEAVRTES, encoded by the coding sequence GTGTCGACTGAACCGTTCGCCGCCGAGGCCGAAGCCCTGGACGCGGCCGATCCGCTGGCGGCGCACCGCGACGCCTTCGTCGGAGCCGAGACGTCCCTGGTCTACTTCGACGGCAACTCCCTCGGGAGGCCGCCGCGCGCCACCGCGAGGCGACTCGCCGATTTCGTGACGGCCGAGTGGGGCGGTCGCCTCATCCGAGGATGGGACGAATCGTGGATGGACCTGCCCTTCCGGATCGGCGACAGGCTCGGGCGCCTGACCCTCGGCGCGGCGGCGGGGCAGACGATCATCGGCGACTCCACGACGGTCCTGCTCTACAAGCTGCTGCGGGCCGCGCTCTCCGAGCGTTCGGCGAGCGACCCGGAACGCGTCGAGATCGTCGTCGGGCGGGACGACTTCCCCACCGACCGGTACCTCGTCGAGGGGATCGCAGCCGAGCGCGGCGCGCGGGTCGTGTGGATCGAGGTCGACACCGCCCGCGGGGTGGATGCCGACCTGCTCCGCGCCGCGGTCGGCCCGCGGACCGCCGTCGTCCTGCTCAGCCACGTCTCCTACCGCTCCGGGTATCTCGCGGATGCCGAGAATCTCACCCGCATCGCCCACGACGCCGGCGCGCTCGTGCTGTGGGACCTCTGCCATTCCGCGGGTTCCGTCCCCGTCGCGCTCGACGCGTGGGGCGTCGACCTCGCGGTCGGCTGCACCTACAAGTACCTGAACGGCGGCCCCGGAGCACCCGCCTTCGCCTACGTCGCGGCTCGGCATCAGGGGACGCTCACCCAGCCGATCCAGGGGTGGATGGGCGCGGCCGACGTCTTCGCGATGGGACCGGAATACCGCCCGGCGGACGGCATGCGGCGGTTCCTGTCGGGCACCCCGCCGGTCCTCGCGATGCTGGCGATGCAGGACACGCTGGATCTCATCGACGACGCCGGCATCGAGGCGATCCGCGCGAAATCCGTGGCCCTGACCGAGTTCGCATTGCGGGTGGGCGATGGCATCCTGAGCCCGCTCGGAGTGACGCTGGCCTCGCCGCGCGACCCCTCGGAACGCGGCGGGCACGTGACGCTGTCGCACCCGGCGATGCGGGCGGTCACGGCGCGACTGTGGCAGCAGGACGTCATCCCCGACTACCGCGACCCGCACGGACTGCGGATCGGACTGGCCCCGCTCTCGACGAGCTTCACCGAAACCCTCACGGGACTCATGGCCGTCGCCGAGGCGGTCCGCACCGAGAGCTGA
- a CDS encoding cation:proton antiporter: protein MVDPLLIIVGGIVVISLVTVIAPRFNVAGPLVLMAIGLGVSLLPFVPAFAVPPEVILIGVLPPLLYSAAVQLPAIEFRRDFAPIAGLSVLLVVLSALGLGLFFWAVIPGMGLALGVALGAILSPTDAVATSIAKRLGIAPRVVTLLEGESLLNDATALVLLRTAVAAVASGFAFADAVANFAWGVLLALALGALVGWGNLRIRERVTNPAANTALSFTVPFIAYLPTEHLGGSGLVAAVVAGIVTGQGAARRFTPEQRVSDRVNWRTIELILEGGVFLVFGLELKDIVGANLREHEGLWYGTWLALSALGIALGVRALYVAGLIWLQGRRSRGHSRYRERAERIGERVDQLQEAYRSDPETFGRRGTDPERAERRFSWMRRRLARTTADLDYYRDSPLGWRHGVIVVWAGMRGVVTLAAAQTLPSEGVSDRPLLIFVAFLVALFSLLLQGLTLTAVVRAVGLSEGGGEGPTREEQHALDAELRQAAVAAVTSGTLARRNGEAFPADLIEQAGARLTRPPDDDVTTRARDLLELRLASIDAMRQELNRISHDGRYSTAALRHALAELDADQLSLELRIDGDD, encoded by the coding sequence GTGGTCGACCCCCTCCTCATCATCGTCGGCGGGATCGTGGTGATCTCCCTCGTCACCGTGATCGCGCCGCGATTCAACGTCGCCGGTCCCCTGGTCCTCATGGCCATCGGGCTCGGGGTGAGCCTGCTGCCGTTCGTGCCGGCGTTCGCCGTCCCGCCCGAGGTGATCCTCATCGGCGTGCTCCCCCCGCTGCTCTATTCGGCGGCCGTGCAGCTCCCGGCGATCGAGTTCCGCCGCGATTTCGCACCCATCGCCGGGCTGTCGGTGCTGCTGGTCGTGCTGAGCGCGCTCGGACTCGGCCTGTTCTTCTGGGCGGTCATCCCCGGCATGGGGCTCGCGCTCGGCGTGGCGTTGGGCGCGATCCTGAGCCCGACGGATGCCGTGGCCACCTCCATCGCCAAGCGCCTGGGCATCGCTCCGCGCGTGGTCACGCTGCTCGAGGGCGAGAGCCTGCTGAACGACGCGACCGCGCTCGTGCTCCTGCGCACGGCGGTGGCGGCCGTGGCATCCGGATTCGCGTTCGCCGACGCCGTCGCGAACTTCGCCTGGGGCGTGCTGCTGGCGCTCGCGCTGGGGGCGCTCGTCGGGTGGGGCAATCTGCGGATCCGTGAGCGGGTGACCAATCCGGCGGCCAACACGGCGCTGAGCTTCACCGTTCCGTTCATCGCGTACCTCCCGACCGAGCACCTCGGCGGCTCGGGACTCGTCGCCGCCGTGGTCGCGGGCATCGTCACGGGTCAGGGCGCCGCCCGGCGCTTCACCCCGGAGCAGCGTGTCAGCGACCGCGTCAACTGGCGCACCATCGAGCTCATCCTCGAGGGCGGCGTCTTCCTCGTCTTCGGCCTGGAGCTGAAGGACATCGTCGGCGCGAACCTCCGGGAGCACGAGGGGCTCTGGTACGGCACGTGGCTCGCGCTCTCGGCGCTCGGTATCGCCCTCGGCGTGCGAGCGCTGTACGTCGCCGGTCTGATCTGGCTGCAGGGTCGACGCAGCCGCGGGCACTCCCGGTACCGCGAGCGCGCCGAACGCATCGGGGAGCGGGTCGACCAGCTTCAAGAGGCCTATCGCTCCGACCCCGAGACGTTCGGCCGCCGCGGAACCGATCCCGAGCGCGCCGAACGCCGATTCTCGTGGATGCGCCGACGGCTCGCCCGCACCACGGCCGACCTCGACTACTACCGCGACAGCCCCCTCGGTTGGCGCCACGGCGTCATCGTCGTGTGGGCGGGGATGCGCGGCGTCGTCACCCTCGCCGCCGCGCAGACCCTGCCCAGCGAGGGCGTGTCGGACCGCCCGCTGCTCATCTTCGTCGCGTTCCTCGTGGCCCTGTTCAGCCTGCTGCTGCAGGGGCTGACGCTGACGGCCGTCGTCCGCGCGGTCGGACTGTCGGAGGGCGGCGGAGAAGGACCCACGCGCGAAGAACAGCACGCCCTGGATGCCGAGCTGCGACAGGCCGCGGTCGCCGCGGTCACGTCGGGTACCCTCGCCCGCCGCAACGGCGAGGCGTTCCCCGCGGATCTCATCGAGCAGGCCGGGGCGCGGCTGACCCGCCCGCCGGACGACGACGTCACCACGCGGGCGCGCGACCTGCTGGAGCTGCGACTCGCCTCGATCGACGCGATGCGCCAGGAGCTGAACCGCATCAGCCACGACGGGCGGTACAGCACCGCGGCGCTCCGTCATGCGCTGGCCGAACTCGACGCCGACCAGTTGAGCCTCGAGCTGCGCATCGACGGCGACGACTAG
- a CDS encoding DEAD/DEAH box helicase: MTSQNFTDLGVPAPLIAVLAEQGKNEPFPIQADTLPDTLAGRDVLGRGKTGSGKTLAFSLPLVARLAAKSDRRRGRKPRALVLAPTRELANQIDEVIKPLAAAYDLVTTTVYGGVNQKRQVDALRAGVDILVACPGRLEDLIGQGFADLGDVEITVLDEADHMADLGFLPGVTRLLARTPADGQRLLFSATLDNGVDKLVKRFLRNEVLHSVDEAHSHVAAMTHHVFVPADADAKKKLVETLASGTARRILFMRTKHQAKKLAKALTAAGIPTVDLHGNLSQPARDRNLAAFGEGRAKVLVATDVAARGVHVDGVELVVHVDPPVEHKAYLHRSGRTARAGSAGDVVTIMLPEQRRDTLDILRKAKIDVTPQPVTSASPEVVALVGEVAPYVKPEPIVAQPQGGGRSQGANAQRKRAARGQGSSDAAPRVSAPGEGRRRRGRGAGQAAPAADAAQPARQGQRSGAGRGQGAGGNARTGGNAGRPQSAGRSASGAPTTGMVVGRSARTNRRAQG, from the coding sequence ATGACGTCCCAGAACTTCACCGACCTCGGCGTGCCCGCGCCGCTCATCGCCGTGCTCGCCGAGCAGGGCAAGAACGAGCCCTTCCCGATCCAGGCCGACACCCTGCCCGACACCCTCGCCGGGCGCGACGTGCTCGGCCGCGGCAAGACCGGCTCCGGCAAGACCCTCGCGTTCTCCCTGCCCCTCGTGGCGCGTCTGGCCGCGAAGAGCGACCGCCGCCGCGGTCGCAAGCCCCGCGCTCTCGTGCTCGCCCCCACCCGTGAGCTCGCCAACCAGATCGACGAGGTCATCAAGCCCCTCGCCGCGGCCTACGACCTCGTCACCACCACCGTCTACGGCGGCGTGAACCAGAAGCGTCAGGTCGACGCCCTGCGCGCCGGTGTCGACATCCTCGTCGCGTGCCCCGGCCGCCTCGAAGACCTCATCGGGCAGGGCTTCGCCGACCTCGGCGACGTCGAGATCACCGTCCTCGACGAGGCCGACCACATGGCCGACCTCGGCTTCCTCCCCGGCGTCACGCGTCTGCTGGCGCGCACGCCCGCCGACGGCCAGCGCCTGCTGTTCTCGGCGACTCTCGACAACGGCGTGGACAAGCTCGTCAAGCGCTTCCTCCGCAACGAGGTCCTGCACTCCGTCGACGAGGCCCACTCGCACGTCGCCGCGATGACCCACCACGTGTTCGTCCCGGCCGACGCGGATGCCAAGAAGAAGCTCGTCGAGACCCTCGCCTCCGGCACGGCTCGCCGCATCCTCTTCATGCGCACCAAGCACCAGGCCAAGAAGCTCGCGAAGGCGCTCACCGCCGCCGGCATCCCGACGGTGGACCTGCACGGCAACCTGTCGCAGCCCGCCCGCGACCGCAACCTCGCGGCCTTCGGCGAAGGCCGGGCGAAGGTCCTCGTCGCGACCGACGTCGCCGCTCGCGGTGTGCACGTCGACGGCGTCGAGCTCGTCGTCCACGTCGACCCGCCCGTCGAGCACAAGGCGTACCTGCACCGCTCCGGTCGCACCGCCCGCGCCGGTTCGGCCGGCGACGTCGTGACGATCATGCTGCCCGAGCAGCGTCGCGACACCCTCGACATCCTGCGCAAGGCCAAGATCGACGTCACCCCGCAGCCGGTCACCTCGGCCTCGCCCGAGGTCGTCGCGCTCGTCGGCGAGGTCGCGCCGTACGTCAAGCCCGAGCCGATCGTCGCGCAGCCCCAGGGCGGCGGACGTTCGCAGGGCGCCAACGCCCAGCGCAAGCGCGCGGCCCGCGGTCAGGGGTCCTCGGACGCCGCTCCCCGCGTGTCCGCCCCGGGCGAGGGCCGTCGTCGTCGCGGTCGCGGTGCGGGTCAGGCGGCCCCCGCGGCCGACGCGGCGCAGCCCGCTCGTCAGGGCCAGCGTTCGGGTGCCGGCCGCGGCCAGGGTGCCGGCGGCAACGCCCGCACGGGTGGCAACGCCGGTCGTCCGCAGAGCGCCGGGCGGTCGGCATCCGGCGCCCCCACGACGGGCATGGTCGTCGGGCGCAGCGCCCGCACCAACCGTCGCGCCCAGGGCTGA
- a CDS encoding glycosyltransferase: MDLSVIVPTFNEGPNVAELVRRTTAAVPGRSVEIIFVDDSTDDTPDVIRAVAGEASVPVRLLHRDEPVGGLGGAVVDGIRAAQSDFCVVMDGDLQHPPEVIAELLARAEVGDADVVVASRYIAGGTSEGLANAVRTLVSRGSTMLTKAMFPRKLHNCSDPMTGFFLVDRRALDVEGLRPRGFKILLEILARKQMRVAEVPFSFAARFAGESKASFSQGLRFLTQLTMLRFGRMSAFAVVGGIGAVANLLITWALTGLGVQYLIASVIASVLTIVGNFLALEYLVFADMRAESGLMRHRFLKSFTFNGIEALVRIPLLWLLVSAAHLHVVIATALTLIAAFVVRFVYHALVVYAPKRSRLAQMPLPETLEDELAA; the protein is encoded by the coding sequence ATGGACCTTTCCGTCATCGTTCCGACCTTCAACGAGGGTCCGAACGTCGCCGAACTTGTCCGTCGAACGACGGCTGCGGTTCCGGGTCGTTCGGTCGAGATCATCTTCGTGGACGATTCGACCGATGACACCCCGGATGTGATCCGTGCCGTGGCCGGTGAGGCTTCGGTTCCGGTGCGGTTGCTGCACCGCGACGAGCCCGTGGGGGGTCTCGGGGGTGCGGTGGTCGATGGCATCCGGGCCGCGCAGTCCGATTTCTGTGTCGTGATGGATGGTGACCTGCAGCACCCGCCGGAGGTCATCGCCGAGCTCCTCGCCCGTGCCGAGGTCGGCGACGCCGATGTCGTCGTGGCGTCCCGGTACATCGCGGGTGGGACGTCCGAGGGGCTGGCCAACGCGGTGCGCACGCTGGTCTCGCGGGGATCGACGATGCTGACCAAGGCGATGTTCCCGCGGAAGCTGCACAACTGCTCCGACCCGATGACGGGGTTCTTCCTCGTGGATCGTCGCGCGTTGGATGTCGAGGGGCTGCGCCCGCGCGGGTTCAAGATCCTTCTGGAGATCCTCGCCCGTAAGCAGATGCGGGTGGCCGAGGTGCCGTTCTCGTTCGCGGCTCGCTTCGCGGGGGAGTCGAAGGCGTCGTTCAGTCAGGGCCTGCGGTTCCTGACCCAGCTCACGATGCTGCGGTTCGGGCGGATGTCCGCGTTCGCGGTCGTGGGCGGGATCGGTGCGGTCGCGAACCTCCTCATCACGTGGGCGCTGACAGGCCTGGGGGTGCAGTACCTGATCGCGTCGGTCATCGCGAGCGTGCTCACCATCGTGGGCAACTTCCTCGCCCTGGAATACCTGGTGTTCGCCGACATGCGCGCCGAGTCCGGGCTGATGCGCCACCGGTTCCTGAAGTCGTTCACCTTCAACGGCATCGAAGCGCTCGTGCGGATCCCGCTGCTGTGGCTGCTGGTCAGCGCCGCGCACCTGCACGTCGTGATCGCCACCGCCCTCACGCTGATCGCGGCGTTCGTGGTCCGGTTCGTGTACCACGCGCTGGTCGTCTACGCCCCCAAGCGCAGCCGCCTCGCGCAGATGCCCCTCCCCGAGACCCTCGAAGACGAACTCGCCGCCTGA
- a CDS encoding glutaredoxin family protein → MSDASIRMFGADWCRDCIRTKKQLDDLGVAYEYVDLVADPSAADVAKEISGRTNIPVVVYPDASHHVEPTNADVEAKLRELSLI, encoded by the coding sequence ATGTCCGACGCATCCATCCGCATGTTCGGCGCCGACTGGTGCCGTGACTGCATCCGCACGAAGAAGCAGCTCGACGACCTCGGCGTCGCCTACGAGTACGTCGACCTCGTGGCCGACCCCTCGGCGGCCGACGTGGCCAAGGAGATCTCGGGCCGCACGAACATCCCCGTCGTGGTCTACCCCGACGCCTCGCACCACGTCGAGCCCACCAACGCCGACGTCGAGGCCAAGCTCCGCGAGCTGTCGCTGATCTGA
- a CDS encoding excinuclease ABC subunit UvrA — MPDAPADAHGVIRVRGARENNLKNIDVDVPKRRLTVFTGVSGSGKSSLVFGTIAAESQRLINDTYPTFVQQFMGQPARPEVDALENLSATIRVDQERMAPNSRSTVGTATDVHAMLRVLFSRLGQPHVGSSQAFSFNVPSLSGAGAVTIATGARKGQRERRSFEITGGMCPDCEGLGQVSDIDVSQLVDESLSLNDGAILVPGYTADGWMVRIFAEAGFFDGDTPVRDFTPEQRQTFLYGEQRKVRIASSNMTYEGLVPKITKSMLQKDRDGLQPHIRAFVDRAVTFVPCPACDGTRLNEGARSSRIDGINIADAAAMQITDLAAWVRTIDDPSVAPIVDGLRDTLDAFVHIGLGYLSLDRASGTLSGGEAQRTKMIRHLGSSLTDITYVFDEPTAGLHPHDIQRMNDTLRQLRDKGNTVLVVEHKPEVIEIADHVVDLGPRAGRDGGTIQYEGDVAGLRGSDTLTGRFLDHRARLRPSVRERTGALPIRGATQHNLKNVDVDVPLGILTVVTGVAGSGKSSLIHGNLPAFDDVVVVDQSPIKGSRRSSPATYTGILDAVRTAFAKANGVKPALFSANSEGACPACNGLGVIVTQLGFQSTVETACELCGGTGFADEVLEYTLDGRNIAEVLQMSIAEASAFLTTGPAVAVLGRLVDVGLGYITLGQSLNTLSGGERQRLKLAISMAKKGAVYVLDEPTTGLHLADVDTLLALLDSLVDAGNTVVVIEHHQAVMAHADWIIDIGPGAGRDGGSIVFEGVPADLVAGRSTLTGEHLARYVGS, encoded by the coding sequence ATGCCCGATGCCCCCGCCGACGCTCACGGCGTCATCCGCGTGCGCGGTGCGCGCGAGAACAACCTGAAGAACATCGACGTCGATGTGCCGAAGCGGCGCCTGACGGTGTTCACGGGCGTGAGCGGTTCGGGCAAGTCGTCGCTGGTGTTCGGCACGATCGCCGCCGAGTCGCAGCGGTTGATCAACGACACCTACCCGACGTTCGTCCAGCAGTTCATGGGGCAGCCCGCGCGGCCCGAGGTCGATGCGCTCGAGAACCTCAGCGCGACGATCCGCGTCGACCAGGAGCGCATGGCGCCCAATTCCCGCTCGACCGTCGGCACGGCGACCGACGTGCACGCGATGCTGCGCGTGCTCTTCAGCCGGCTCGGGCAGCCCCACGTCGGGTCGTCGCAGGCGTTCTCCTTCAACGTCCCGTCCCTCTCCGGCGCGGGAGCAGTAACGATCGCGACCGGAGCCCGCAAGGGGCAGAGGGAGCGGCGGTCGTTCGAGATCACCGGCGGCATGTGTCCGGACTGCGAGGGACTCGGGCAGGTGAGCGACATCGACGTCTCGCAGCTCGTCGACGAGTCGCTCTCGCTCAACGACGGCGCGATCCTCGTGCCCGGCTACACCGCCGACGGCTGGATGGTGCGGATCTTCGCCGAGGCGGGCTTCTTCGACGGTGACACCCCCGTGCGCGACTTCACCCCGGAGCAGCGGCAGACCTTCCTCTACGGCGAGCAGCGGAAGGTGCGGATCGCCAGCTCGAACATGACCTACGAGGGTCTCGTCCCGAAGATCACGAAGAGCATGCTGCAGAAGGACCGCGACGGGCTGCAGCCGCACATCCGCGCCTTCGTCGACCGAGCGGTGACCTTCGTGCCGTGCCCGGCATGCGACGGGACGCGCCTCAACGAGGGCGCCCGCTCGTCGCGCATCGACGGGATCAACATCGCGGATGCCGCGGCGATGCAGATCACCGACCTCGCCGCCTGGGTGCGCACCATCGACGACCCGTCCGTCGCGCCCATCGTGGACGGACTCCGCGACACGCTCGACGCCTTCGTCCACATCGGGCTCGGATACCTCTCCCTCGACCGCGCCAGCGGCACGCTCTCGGGGGGCGAGGCGCAGCGCACGAAGATGATCCGTCACCTCGGCTCGAGCCTGACCGACATCACGTACGTGTTCGACGAGCCGACCGCGGGCCTGCACCCGCACGACATCCAGCGGATGAACGACACCCTGCGCCAGCTGCGCGACAAGGGCAACACCGTGCTCGTCGTCGAGCACAAGCCCGAGGTCATCGAGATCGCCGACCATGTCGTCGACCTCGGGCCCCGCGCCGGTCGCGACGGCGGGACGATCCAGTACGAGGGCGATGTCGCCGGACTGCGCGGTTCCGACACGCTGACCGGCCGCTTCCTCGATCACCGCGCGCGACTGAGGCCTTCGGTCCGGGAGCGCACCGGCGCGCTGCCGATCCGCGGGGCGACCCAGCACAACCTCAAGAACGTCGACGTCGACGTCCCGCTCGGCATCCTGACCGTCGTGACCGGGGTCGCCGGTTCGGGCAAGTCGTCTCTCATCCACGGCAACCTTCCGGCCTTCGACGACGTCGTCGTCGTCGACCAGTCGCCCATCAAGGGATCCCGGCGAAGCAGCCCCGCGACCTACACCGGCATCCTCGATGCCGTGCGCACGGCCTTCGCGAAGGCGAACGGCGTCAAGCCAGCGCTGTTCAGCGCGAACTCCGAGGGTGCGTGTCCCGCGTGCAACGGGCTGGGCGTGATCGTCACGCAACTCGGCTTCCAGTCCACGGTCGAGACGGCCTGCGAACTCTGCGGGGGCACGGGCTTCGCGGACGAGGTGCTCGAGTACACCCTCGACGGCAGGAACATCGCCGAGGTGCTGCAGATGTCGATCGCCGAGGCGTCCGCGTTCCTCACGACGGGGCCCGCGGTCGCGGTGCTGGGTCGGCTGGTCGACGTGGGCCTCGGGTACATCACGCTCGGACAGTCGCTCAACACCCTGTCCGGCGGTGAGCGCCAGCGCCTGAAGCTGGCGATCTCGATGGCCAAGAAGGGGGCCGTGTACGTGCTCGACGAACCGACGACGGGCCTGCACCTCGCCGACGTCGACACCCTGCTGGCCCTCCTGGATTCCCTCGTGGATGCCGGCAACACCGTCGTCGTGATCGAGCATCACCAGGCGGTCATGGCGCACGCCGATTGGATCATCGACATCGGCCCGGGCGCGGGACGTGACGGCGGATCGATCGTGTTCGAGGGGGTTCCCGCCGACCTCGTGGCCGGCCGGTCCACCCTCACGGGCGAGCACCTCGCGCGCTACGTCGGATCCTGA
- a CDS encoding dehydrogenase, whose product MSDPIPTPTSSADATSAAVPVAHTAADCPQCFTEMQGDGAWWRARPAGSRLVGLVVSRDGLPSVVQQRDDLTRFGVPIEGFRHPAPETLEDWAARLDRFFGTLTRGDVLVVTTLEALGVSRADASRAVAELRQRGVIVKVLAHGDRHLHTATVTPPA is encoded by the coding sequence ATGAGCGATCCGATCCCGACGCCGACGTCATCGGCGGACGCCACGAGCGCCGCCGTCCCCGTCGCGCACACCGCAGCCGACTGCCCGCAGTGCTTCACCGAGATGCAGGGCGACGGCGCGTGGTGGCGGGCTCGTCCCGCCGGGTCGCGCCTGGTCGGACTCGTCGTCTCGCGCGACGGCCTTCCCTCCGTCGTGCAGCAGCGCGACGATCTGACCCGGTTCGGCGTGCCCATCGAGGGGTTCCGCCACCCGGCGCCCGAGACCCTCGAGGACTGGGCGGCCCGTCTCGATCGCTTCTTCGGCACCCTGACGCGCGGCGACGTCCTGGTCGTCACGACCCTCGAAGCCCTCGGGGTGTCGCGCGCCGACGCCTCGCGCGCCGTGGCCGAGCTGCGCCAGCGCGGGGTCATCGTGAAGGTGCTCGCCCACGGTGACCGCCACCTGCACACCGCGACGGTGACTCCCCCGGCCTGA